The Couchioplanes caeruleus nucleotide sequence CGGTGTACCGGTACTTCGCCAGCCGCGACGAGCTGCTCACCGCGCTGATCATCGACGCGTACGACTCGCTGGGTGACGCTGCCGAGAACGCCCCGGACACGGGCTCCGCCGTGGACCGGTGGTTGGCCGTCTGCCACGCCGTACGCGAATGGGCACTGGCCAATCCGCACGAGTGGGCGCTGGTCTACGGCAGCCCCGTACCCGGATATCAGGCCCCCACCGACACGGTCGGACCGGCGATCCGGGTCATCCTGGCCCTCGGCCGCATCGTCCAGAACGCGTCAGCCTCCGGCGAGGTCGAGCCCGGTGAGGCGATCGGCGGCCGGCTCGGCGAGGAGCTGGCGGCGGTCGCCGAGCAGGCCGCTCCCGGCGCGCCGCCGCAGGTGGTCGCGCGCAGCATGGCGGGCTGGATCCACCTCTGCGGAGCCATCAGCGCGGAGCTGTTCGGTCAGCTCAACAACACCATCGACCAGCGGCGGGACTTCTTCGAGTTCCAGATGCGCGGCGCACTGACGTGGATCGGCCTCAGGGCATCCAGCTAGCGCGGGCCATGTCGACATGGTCACCCTTCAGCGGTACGCCCTCACTGAGCAGCCGCTGCCGCGCCTCCTGCTCGTGCCCCGGCGGCATCCGCCCCGCGCTCGTGACCACCCGGTGCCACGGCACGCCGCCGCCGTGCCGGGCCATGATCGTGCCGACCTGCCGGGCCGAGTTGCGCCCCGAGTGGTCGGCGAGCGCGTCGGCCACCGCCCCGTAGGACATGACCCGGCCCTCGGGGATGCTCTCCACGAGCCGGAGAACCTCTTCCACGTACTCCTGGGGTGTCACCGTCGCCACGATATGGGATCTCGCGGCAGCGGCGGAGCCGGCGGCGAGCAGAATGGGCCGGGTGCGTGAAGAGGTGACCGGCGCGCGCCGGATCGTGGTCAAGGTGGGGTCGTCCTCGCTGACCACGGCCGCCGGCGGCATCGACGAGCAGCGCGTCGACGCCCTCGTCGACGTGCTCGGCCGGCTGGCCACCCAGGGCCGCGAGGTGGTCCTGGTCTCCAGCGGCGCGATCGCCGCCGGGCTCGCCCCGCTCAACCTGCGCCGCCGGCCCCGCGACCTGGCTACCCAGCAGGCGGCGGCCTCGGTGGGCCAGGGCCTGCTGATCGGACGGTACGCGGCCGGCTTCGCCCGGCACGGGCTGACCGTGGGACAGGTGCTGCTCACCGTCGACGACGTGACCCGGCGGGCGCACTACCGCAACGCGTACCGGACCCTGCGCAAGCTGCTCGACCTGGGCGCCCTGCCGATCGTCAACGAGAACGACACGGTCGCCACCGAGGAGATCCGGTTCGGCGACAACGACCGGCTCGCCGCGCTCGTCGCCGCGCTGGTCCACGCCGACCTGCTCGTGCTGCTCTCCGACGTGGACGCGCTGTACACCGGCGATCCGTCCGCGCCGTCGTCGCGGCGCATCACGACCGTGCGCGACGACGCCGACCTGGACGGGATCGCCATCGGGTCCGCGGGGAAGGCGGGGGTCGGCACGGGCGGCATGGTCACGAAGGTGGAAGCCGCGCGCATCGCCACCGGCTTCGGCATCCCCGTCGTGCTGACCGCCGCGCCGCTGGCCGGGCCCGCGCTCGACGGCGACGAGGCCGGCACTCTGTTCCACGCCGCCGCCCGGCGCCCCACCGCCCGGTTGTTCTGGCTCGCGCACGCCACCTCCCCGCGTGGGCGGCTGCACCTCGACCCGGGCGCGGTCGCCGCGGTCGTGGCCCGGCGCAAGTCGCTGCTGCCGGCCGGCATCACCGCGGTGGACGGCTCGTTCGCGGCAGGGGACCCGGTCGACCTGGTCGACGCCGGCTCCGGCGCTCCGGTGGCTCGCGGGCTGGTCAACTACGACGCGGTGGAGCTCCCGGCCCTGCTCGGCCGGTCCACCGGCGAGCTGGCCGCGGCGCTCGGGCCAGGATATGAACGAGAGGTTGTCCACCGTGACGACCTGGTGCTTCTCTGACCACACCCGGTTCTCTTCCCAGGAGTCATCATGAGTGTCCTGCAGCAGGCCGCCGAGGCGCGGGTCGCCGCCATCGACCTGGCCGCCGCCACCCGGTCCGAGAAGGACGCCGCCCTGCTGCTGATGGCGGAGCGGCTCGTCGAGCGGGCCGACGACATCGTCGCCGCCAACGCCGTCGACGTGCAGAACGCGCGTACCGCCGGGCAGTCGGACGCCATGGTGGACCGGCTGACGCTGACCGCCGAGCGGGTCGCCGCGATGGCCGACGGCCTGCGGCAGCTGGCCGCCCTGCCCGACCCGGTCGGCGACGTGGTCCGCGGCGCGACCCTCGCCAACGGCCTCGAGCTGCGCCAGGTGCGGGTGCCGTTCGGCGTGGTCGGCATCATCTACGAGGGCCGCCCCAACGTGACCGCCGACGCGGCCGGCATCTGCCTCAAGTCCGGCAACGCGGCGCTGCTGCG carries:
- the proB gene encoding glutamate 5-kinase, which encodes MREEVTGARRIVVKVGSSSLTTAAGGIDEQRVDALVDVLGRLATQGREVVLVSSGAIAAGLAPLNLRRRPRDLATQQAAASVGQGLLIGRYAAGFARHGLTVGQVLLTVDDVTRRAHYRNAYRTLRKLLDLGALPIVNENDTVATEEIRFGDNDRLAALVAALVHADLLVLLSDVDALYTGDPSAPSSRRITTVRDDADLDGIAIGSAGKAGVGTGGMVTKVEAARIATGFGIPVVLTAAPLAGPALDGDEAGTLFHAAARRPTARLFWLAHATSPRGRLHLDPGAVAAVVARRKSLLPAGITAVDGSFAAGDPVDLVDAGSGAPVARGLVNYDAVELPALLGRSTGELAAALGPGYEREVVHRDDLVLL
- a CDS encoding TetR/AcrR family transcriptional regulator, whose translation is MTAASLRARVRAEMTGEIKAAARRHLATDGANLSLRAVARDLGMASSAVYRYFASRDELLTALIIDAYDSLGDAAENAPDTGSAVDRWLAVCHAVREWALANPHEWALVYGSPVPGYQAPTDTVGPAIRVILALGRIVQNASASGEVEPGEAIGGRLGEELAAVAEQAAPGAPPQVVARSMAGWIHLCGAISAELFGQLNNTIDQRRDFFEFQMRGALTWIGLRASS
- a CDS encoding MGMT family protein; this encodes MTPQEYVEEVLRLVESIPEGRVMSYGAVADALADHSGRNSARQVGTIMARHGGGVPWHRVVTSAGRMPPGHEQEARQRLLSEGVPLKGDHVDMARASWMP